The following are encoded in a window of Natranaeroarchaeum aerophilus genomic DNA:
- a CDS encoding NAD(P)/FAD-dependent oxidoreductase, which yields MAASSSRDVVIVGGGVAGRTAATFTARHGLNTLVVDAGGSLLRRNAHLENFPGFPAGVNPRRLLDGMTEQAEGAGAEFLDATVISIENTESGFAVETDTEDRYHSQYVIAATKNEVEYLRSIDGVGLIDRGKTFVDTDERGRTGVDGLYAAGRLAEKPHQAIVCAGHGAEVAVTLLEDDDRPFYHDWVAPEGYFTDRGRDLPPGCEEIDAETAGECEDEANELMRERFAERHPDDQETHPSLEE from the coding sequence ATGGCGGCGAGCAGTTCGCGGGACGTCGTAATCGTGGGTGGGGGCGTCGCGGGCCGCACTGCGGCGACGTTTACCGCCCGACACGGCCTGAACACCCTCGTTGTCGACGCTGGCGGGTCGCTCCTGCGCCGGAACGCCCACCTGGAGAACTTTCCCGGCTTCCCGGCAGGCGTGAACCCCCGCCGACTGCTCGACGGGATGACCGAGCAGGCGGAGGGGGCTGGAGCGGAGTTCCTCGACGCGACGGTCATCAGTATCGAGAACACCGAGAGCGGTTTTGCGGTCGAGACTGATACGGAGGACCGCTACCACAGCCAGTACGTGATCGCTGCGACGAAAAACGAGGTGGAGTATCTCCGATCGATCGACGGCGTCGGGCTCATCGACCGAGGCAAAACGTTCGTCGATACGGACGAGCGAGGCCGCACCGGCGTCGACGGGCTTTACGCTGCCGGTCGACTCGCCGAAAAACCCCACCAGGCGATCGTCTGTGCCGGCCACGGCGCGGAAGTCGCCGTCACGCTTCTCGAAGACGACGACCGGCCCTTCTACCACGACTGGGTCGCCCCTGAGGGCTACTTCACCGATCGTGGGCGTGATCTCCCGCCGGGCTGTGAGGAGATCGACGCCGAGACGGCGGGCGAGTGCGAGGACGAGGCGAACGAACTCATGCGCGAGCGATTCGCCGAGCGCCATCCCGACGACCAGGAGACACATCCGAGTCTCGAGGAGTAA
- a CDS encoding PQQ-binding-like beta-propeller repeat protein, with protein MSPAHFHRRDVLRTSAIGLASGVAGCVRFSSPEPPDPPPFGPPGTDWPMYGYDHGTTGHSPNATGPQSEPTLEWGIEPSDGKAPGFAIHDDIMIVSGDDTLRCFDLTAGEQRWSTDIEGPAGVALDAECCYVRGDGTQLNAYRLDDGGVQWKVNADGELLAPVLSDGEMYVLDGSEVVRSIDTNTGDVQWQTTVESDIFTNSPTICHLSTDGTYLAVSTFGTVVVLDTDNGTERVRLPSASRPVGVIVADGVLYLSGRTLRAWDIERDELLWEQDLESLTTYSIGLSRDIVYAGVDTFRMFDRASGEPRSQIGLDSREMIHLPVRGENTVFIASGQGGILSDINAIDVGDTSLQWHLNFDGGSAANLAVVGDRLLVAAVEGGLYSFSD; from the coding sequence ATGTCCCCAGCTCATTTCCATCGCCGCGACGTGCTCCGAACCAGTGCCATCGGCCTTGCAAGCGGTGTCGCCGGCTGTGTACGCTTTTCGTCGCCCGAGCCACCGGATCCACCGCCGTTTGGACCGCCGGGGACCGATTGGCCGATGTACGGCTACGATCACGGAACGACGGGACACTCCCCGAACGCAACCGGTCCCCAGAGTGAGCCCACACTCGAATGGGGAATCGAACCCAGCGATGGCAAAGCACCGGGGTTTGCGATCCACGATGATATCATGATCGTCAGCGGCGATGACACACTCCGATGTTTCGATCTTACCGCCGGTGAACAGCGTTGGAGCACCGATATCGAGGGACCCGCCGGGGTTGCGCTTGACGCCGAGTGCTGTTACGTTCGTGGGGACGGTACTCAGCTCAACGCCTACAGGCTAGATGACGGAGGGGTGCAGTGGAAGGTCAACGCCGACGGCGAACTCCTCGCACCAGTCCTTTCGGACGGTGAGATGTACGTCCTCGATGGTAGCGAAGTAGTGCGATCGATCGACACGAATACTGGTGACGTACAGTGGCAGACCACGGTCGAGAGTGATATCTTTACAAATTCACCGACCATATGTCACTTATCGACCGACGGCACGTACCTCGCTGTGAGCACGTTCGGAACGGTCGTCGTCCTCGATACAGACAACGGAACGGAACGAGTGCGACTCCCCTCCGCAAGTCGTCCAGTCGGCGTAATCGTTGCCGATGGCGTACTATACTTGAGCGGACGGACGCTTCGTGCGTGGGATATAGAGCGGGACGAATTGCTTTGGGAACAGGATCTCGAATCGCTCACGACATATTCGATCGGCCTCAGCCGGGACATCGTCTATGCCGGTGTCGATACTTTCAGGATGTTCGACCGTGCGTCGGGCGAACCACGCTCACAAATAGGACTCGATAGCAGAGAAATGATTCACCTGCCAGTTCGTGGTGAGAATACAGTATTTATCGCCTCAGGTCAGGGAGGGATACTCTCCGATATCAACGCGATAGATGTGGGTGATACCTCGCTGCAGTGGCATCTCAACTTCGACGGAGGATCAGCAGCAAATCTGGCTGTCGTAGGCGATCGCTTACTCGTCGCTGCTGTCGAGGGCGGTCTCTACTCGTTTTCCGACTAA